Proteins from a single region of Campylobacter concisus:
- a CDS encoding amidohydrolase, which produces MDKIANLALSLKDELIKDRRYFHSHPETGWFTFFTTAVLAKRLSDLGYEISLGDKVVKADARLGLGSKEQCEKAIERAKKLLSPEEAKYLPYMKDGLTGLTAFIDTKRPGKFTAFRFDIDSVDVTESDEPTHRPYKDGFGADIAGITHACGHDGHISIGLGVAKLIVENLDEFNGKFKFIFQTAEEGTRGAVAMEAAGVLDGVEYLLGGHIGFQAKTNRGIICGTNKLLATSKFDVHITGRSAHAAGAPQDGANALLAASQMALSMHGITRHAKGVTRINVGVLRAGEGRNVIAPNGYLACETRGEDTNLNDFMYERCMDIVKGVSEIYGVESKVVKTGGTNGADSDKEVTEIFYEAAKQSPFIDDDKIVKELDFGACEDFAHFMRALQDRGAKSGYMMIGTNLKAGHHNCKFDFDEECLVAGVDVYLRSAYKLNGVKK; this is translated from the coding sequence ATGGATAAGATAGCAAATTTGGCTCTTTCTTTAAAAGATGAGCTGATCAAGGATCGCAGGTATTTTCACTCGCATCCAGAGACTGGTTGGTTTACATTTTTTACAACCGCCGTACTAGCAAAGAGGCTTAGTGATCTTGGTTATGAAATAAGCCTTGGTGACAAGGTTGTTAAAGCTGATGCAAGGCTTGGTCTTGGCTCAAAAGAGCAATGCGAAAAAGCAATAGAAAGAGCCAAAAAGCTCCTAAGTCCTGAAGAGGCAAAATATCTTCCTTATATGAAAGATGGCTTAACAGGCCTAACAGCTTTTATCGACACAAAAAGGCCTGGTAAATTTACAGCATTTAGATTTGACATTGATAGTGTTGATGTGACAGAGAGTGATGAGCCTACTCACAGACCTTATAAAGATGGTTTTGGCGCAGATATCGCTGGTATCACGCATGCTTGTGGGCATGATGGTCATATATCTATAGGCCTTGGTGTGGCAAAACTTATAGTTGAAAATTTAGATGAGTTTAACGGTAAGTTTAAATTTATCTTCCAAACAGCAGAAGAGGGCACAAGAGGAGCTGTGGCTATGGAAGCTGCTGGTGTGCTTGATGGTGTAGAGTATCTATTAGGCGGACATATCGGCTTTCAAGCAAAAACCAATAGGGGCATCATCTGTGGAACAAATAAGCTACTTGCAACTTCAAAATTTGACGTACATATCACTGGTCGTTCAGCTCACGCAGCAGGAGCACCTCAAGATGGCGCAAATGCCCTTTTAGCCGCATCTCAAATGGCACTAAGCATGCATGGTATCACAAGACATGCAAAGGGTGTGACTAGGATAAACGTAGGCGTTTTAAGAGCAGGTGAGGGCAGAAACGTCATCGCACCAAATGGCTATCTAGCTTGCGAAACAAGAGGTGAAGACACAAATTTAAATGATTTCATGTATGAAAGATGCATGGATATAGTTAAAGGTGTGAGCGAAATTTATGGCGTAGAGAGCAAAGTCGTAAAAACTGGCGGCACAAACGGAGCCGATAGCGACAAAGAAGTAACTGAAATTTTCTATGAAGCTGCAAAGCAAAGTCCTTTTATAGATGATGATAAGATCGTAAAAGAGCTTGATTTTGGTGCTTGCGAGGACTTCGCTCATTTTATGAGAGCTTTGCAAGATAGGGGCGCAAAGAGTGGCTATATGATGATAGGAACAAATTTAAAAGCAGGCCATCACAACTGTAAATTTGACTTTGATGAGGAGTGTTTGGTGGCTGGAGTCGATGTCTATCTAAGATCTGCTTACAAATTAAATGGAGTAAAAAAATGA
- a CDS encoding argininosuccinate synthase domain-containing protein: MKALALFSGGLDSMLSMKLISDQNIEVVALYMDTGFGVDEEKHEILRRRAALAGASLKVVDMRNEYLRDVLFNPKYGYGKQFNPCIDCHGYMFKTALNMLKSENANFIITGEVVGQRPMSQRRDALFQVKRLADDEDDLVLRPMCAKLLPPTKPEREGWVDREKLLDISGRDRKPQLALAKEFGFEDFATPGGGCLLTIESFAVKIKDYLNFDKEMRDIDVTWLKLGRHLRLPDGAKMIIGRDESDNNALLAHPNDKFEQVKFKESDDIVGAVSFISKNASKADKELAARLALAYTKASKENKFEVSIAGEKFSITPEDKSLAQNYFVK, encoded by the coding sequence ATGAAGGCTTTAGCTTTGTTTAGCGGAGGGCTTGATAGCATGCTCTCAATGAAATTAATAAGCGATCAAAACATCGAAGTGGTCGCACTTTATATGGATACTGGATTTGGCGTAGATGAAGAAAAACATGAAATTTTAAGACGCCGCGCAGCTTTGGCTGGAGCTAGCTTAAAAGTGGTTGATATGAGAAACGAGTATCTTCGTGATGTGCTTTTTAACCCAAAATACGGCTACGGCAAGCAGTTTAATCCATGCATCGACTGCCACGGATATATGTTTAAAACCGCTCTTAATATGCTAAAAAGTGAAAATGCAAATTTTATAATCACTGGCGAAGTCGTAGGACAAAGACCGATGAGCCAGCGCAGAGACGCACTTTTTCAGGTTAAGCGCCTAGCTGATGACGAGGATGATTTGGTGCTTCGTCCGATGTGCGCTAAACTCTTGCCGCCAACTAAGCCAGAGCGCGAGGGTTGGGTTGATAGAGAGAAGCTGCTTGATATAAGTGGGCGTGATAGAAAGCCGCAGCTTGCTTTGGCAAAGGAATTTGGCTTTGAGGACTTTGCAACGCCTGGAGGTGGGTGTTTGCTAACGATCGAGAGCTTTGCTGTGAAGATAAAGGATTATCTAAATTTTGATAAAGAGATGCGAGATATCGATGTAACGTGGCTAAAGCTTGGTAGGCATCTGCGCTTGCCAGATGGTGCAAAAATGATAATAGGCCGTGACGAGAGCGATAATAACGCTCTTTTAGCGCATCCAAATGATAAATTTGAACAAGTAAAATTTAAAGAGAGTGATGACATCGTAGGAGCCGTTAGCTTCATAAGCAAAAACGCTAGTAAAGCTGACAAAGAGCTGGCCGCAAGGCTCGCATTAGCTTATACAAAAGCAAGTAAAGAAAATAAATTTGAAGTTAGCATCGCTGGCGAGAAATTTAGTATCACACCTGAGGATAAATCTCTAGCTCAAAATTATTTTGTAAAATAG
- the pepE gene encoding dipeptidase PepE has protein sequence MKNALLISASSYQDTGYLRHCKNWVKEFLGECGKEEILFIPYAGVRRTNDEYEQKVIDRLKNSNIKSIHHYEDKISAIKNASSIAVGGGNTFMLLYTLYKLNLIEPIKEAVANGAKYFGWSAGANIAGKTMMTTNDMPIIMPKSFDSLNIFPYQINPHFISGKLAGHNGESREERLEEFLIANPKETIYALPEGTALLIEGSEAQVIGHSEILKFEYQKEIEKIEVGTKFKI, from the coding sequence ATGAAAAATGCTTTACTAATCAGTGCTTCAAGCTATCAAGATACTGGCTATTTAAGGCACTGCAAAAACTGGGTTAAGGAATTTTTAGGTGAATGCGGCAAGGAAGAAATTTTATTTATCCCTTACGCTGGAGTTAGGCGAACAAATGACGAGTATGAGCAAAAAGTAATTGATAGATTAAAAAATAGCAATATAAAATCAATCCATCACTATGAGGATAAAATTTCAGCTATCAAAAATGCTAGCAGTATTGCAGTTGGCGGCGGAAATACCTTTATGCTGCTTTACACGCTTTATAAGCTAAATTTGATTGAGCCTATAAAAGAAGCTGTGGCAAATGGTGCAAAGTATTTTGGCTGGTCGGCTGGCGCAAACATAGCTGGCAAGACGATGATGACGACAAATGATATGCCTATCATCATGCCAAAGTCATTTGATAGCCTAAATATCTTCCCATATCAGATCAATCCGCACTTCATAAGTGGTAAGCTAGCAGGTCATAACGGCGAGAGCAGGGAGGAGAGATTGGAGGAATTTTTGATAGCTAATCCAAAAGAGACCATTTACGCACTGCCTGAAGGCACGGCTTTGCTCATAGAGGGTAGCGAGGCCCAGGTCATAGGACACAGCGAAATTTTAAAATTTGAGTATCAAAAAGAGATAGAAAAAATAGAAGTTGGAACTAAATTTAAAATCTAA
- the tssK gene encoding type VI secretion system baseplate subunit TssK codes for MSEKLKVVWYNGMNVDKVHFEQQERYFERNLNLKTISSFSNLYGVLDLEISSDLLLQGKIGLTKISCISQDGTIFNAPDQDELPEPLEISPSELNSAIIVLKLPISSGLVDISLQNNLPNLKFTAKQALISSRVHDEASNDILNELDDKDDFELSSAFTQDKENLILASQRSSLGVFGLKMPYELSIPICKIKNIDLNKQITLDEKFIPTCIDISKNTFITNFIEELSFATKQHQESYFGLLGGVDQAKNRLDFSTYLTLNMLKKWYLIFSYLLKKDKFHPEYFYEKLVDFQADLLALSHDNSFSEFIAYDHNNLTQTFVPLINNLRLLFSHILSPKYIMAQIVKNNHGFYDCIFDNPSIIENSEIYFAIHSDTKNEYLLKNFKEQCKIHTQSNIKGIVSSQLRGINVEQISVVPSTLPKLNDYIYYKIDKKDEIFKSFANQNVISVYITANLPNADIKMWALL; via the coding sequence ATGTCTGAAAAGCTAAAAGTCGTTTGGTATAACGGAATGAACGTCGATAAGGTTCATTTCGAGCAACAAGAAAGATATTTTGAGAGAAATTTAAACCTAAAAACCATCTCTTCTTTTTCAAATTTATATGGTGTTTTAGATTTAGAAATTTCAAGCGATCTTTTGCTTCAAGGTAAAATAGGGCTAACTAAAATTTCTTGTATCTCTCAAGATGGCACGATTTTTAACGCGCCAGATCAAGATGAATTACCAGAGCCACTTGAGATAAGCCCAAGTGAACTAAACTCAGCCATTATAGTGTTAAAACTACCTATTAGCTCAGGTTTGGTTGATATTAGCTTGCAAAATAATTTACCAAATCTAAAATTTACAGCTAAGCAAGCACTTATCAGCTCAAGAGTGCATGATGAAGCTAGCAACGATATATTAAACGAGCTAGACGATAAAGATGATTTTGAACTATCTTCTGCCTTTACACAAGATAAAGAAAATCTAATCCTAGCAAGCCAAAGATCATCTCTTGGAGTATTTGGCTTAAAGATGCCTTATGAGCTTAGCATACCAATTTGTAAAATAAAAAATATAGACCTAAATAAGCAAATAACACTTGACGAAAAATTTATTCCAACTTGTATTGACATCAGTAAAAACACCTTCATAACAAATTTTATAGAGGAGCTTAGCTTTGCTACAAAGCAACATCAAGAGAGTTATTTTGGGTTGTTAGGAGGTGTTGACCAAGCTAAAAATAGACTTGATTTTTCAACGTATTTAACACTAAATATGCTAAAAAAATGGTATTTAATATTCTCTTATTTGTTAAAGAAAGATAAATTTCACCCAGAGTATTTCTATGAAAAATTAGTTGATTTCCAGGCTGATTTGTTAGCACTTAGCCACGATAATAGTTTTAGCGAATTTATAGCCTACGATCACAATAATCTAACTCAAACTTTTGTGCCTTTGATAAATAATCTAAGACTTTTATTCTCACATATCTTATCTCCAAAATATATAATGGCACAGATTGTTAAAAATAATCACGGTTTTTATGACTGTATTTTTGATAATCCAAGCATTATTGAAAACTCAGAAATTTATTTTGCTATTCACAGTGATACGAAAAATGAGTATCTTCTTAAAAATTTTAAAGAGCAGTGTAAAATCCATACTCAATCAAATATAAAAGGCATAGTTTCTTCACAGCTAAGAGGTATAAACGTAGAGCAAATTTCTGTTGTTCCTAGTACTTTACCAAAGTTAAACGATTATATCTACTATAAGATAGACAAAAAAGATGAAATTTTTAAAAGCTTTGCAAATCAAAATGTGATTAGCGTTTATATAACGGCAAATTTACCAAATGCTGACATTAAAATGTGGGCTTTATTATAA
- the tssJ gene encoding type VI secretion system lipoprotein TssJ, with protein sequence MKKIFKFLSFLVFMLFLTGCAKDLIISNMPNSNLNYHGDNVPITIIAYKLRDVAKFKEASIIDLAERNGEILGYDKIDSIKTQIQPNTNRYAFTNVYPDEVPYVGILVLYADQSKTNIKAYKATKEIKEKNIVFEITKNGVNVLDASSSKIQASK encoded by the coding sequence ATGAAAAAAATATTTAAATTTCTATCTTTTTTAGTATTTATGCTATTTCTTACAGGATGTGCAAAAGATCTTATTATAAGTAATATGCCAAATTCAAATTTGAACTATCATGGCGATAATGTTCCTATAACTATCATAGCTTATAAATTAAGAGATGTGGCTAAATTTAAAGAAGCTAGCATTATCGATCTAGCCGAGAGAAATGGTGAAATACTAGGTTATGACAAGATTGACTCTATAAAAACACAAATTCAGCCAAATACAAATAGATATGCTTTTACAAATGTATATCCTGACGAGGTTCCGTATGTCGGTATTTTGGTACTTTATGCTGATCAGAGCAAGACAAATATCAAGGCTTACAAAGCTACAAAAGAGATAAAAGAAAAAAATATAGTTTTTGAAATAACAAAAAATGGCGTAAATGTTTTAGACGCTAGTAGCTCTAAAATACAAGCAAGCAAATAA
- the icmH gene encoding type IVB secretion system protein IcmH/DotU, whose product MNENQNETSVLSQTNLLGLGTNLALDHVLPLLLLANRVSKLQNFSQSEMANLREKLINDILSTTSKISNLGIYEEDDIIRLRYCLCVFIDESLLKNEIFMNSFWANNTLTTRFFNENLGGNKFFGIMDKWFENVGKNKDFLEFIYACLVLGYKGKYETQEDCNEKISYLCENIAAAVSPLIKADENVFEKSYLKQTKKSFLEVFSLKRLKFYFILLAIAMIAAAFLYSTYSMDQNNIRNDSILNNKIENFMDNK is encoded by the coding sequence ATGAACGAAAATCAAAATGAAACCTCAGTTTTAAGTCAAACAAATCTTTTGGGTCTTGGCACAAATCTTGCACTAGATCATGTGTTACCATTACTTCTTTTGGCAAATAGGGTTTCAAAATTACAAAATTTTTCACAAAGTGAAATGGCAAATTTACGTGAAAAATTGATAAACGACATCTTAAGCACTACTTCAAAAATATCAAATCTAGGCATTTATGAGGAAGACGATATTATTAGACTTAGATATTGCCTTTGTGTTTTTATAGATGAGAGCTTGCTAAAAAATGAAATTTTTATGAACAGCTTTTGGGCCAATAATACCCTGACAACAAGATTTTTTAATGAAAATCTAGGTGGAAATAAATTCTTTGGCATTATGGATAAGTGGTTTGAAAATGTTGGCAAAAATAAAGATTTCTTAGAATTTATATATGCTTGTTTGGTGCTTGGCTATAAAGGAAAATATGAAACACAAGAAGATTGCAATGAAAAAATTTCTTATCTTTGTGAAAATATAGCTGCAGCCGTTTCTCCGCTCATAAAGGCCGATGAAAATGTATTTGAAAAGAGTTACTTAAAACAGACAAAGAAAAGTTTTCTTGAGGTATTTTCGTTAAAGCGTTTAAAATTTTATTTCATTTTGCTAGCTATTGCCATGATTGCAGCTGCATTTTTATATAGTACATATTCTATGGATCAAAACAATATCAGAAACGATAGCATCCTAAATAATAAGATAGAGAATTTTATGGATAATAAGTAA
- the pepT gene encoding peptidase T, with translation MDIVERFLNYTKFNTTTNKENGLKGVMPSNPTEYELALFLKDELSSLGIKDIILQDNAILIAKIPANCENTPSIAFFGHLDTSSEQKNDTKAKIVKYTGGDICLNEEQGIYLKFSDNPELKKYVGDDIVVTDGTSLLGADDKAAIASIVNMASFFMQNPDVKHGKIVICFVPDEEQGLLGAKALDVNLLGADFGYCLDCCEIGELIYENWNAADCTMVFKGVSAHPMNAKGKLVNSLLLAHKFISLLPGGEVPECTEGKEGYFWVKELSGNSSKTMLKIDIREFDEAKFQKRLEFLSDMTNSFNKIYGDRCEITLKTRYENVFKFLKDENSLPIKLAKDAFSELNITPNIKPMRGGYDGAVISAKGVPTLNLFTGANNFHSVFEYLPVSSLKAASEVIKKIVINAAK, from the coding sequence ATGGATATCGTAGAGAGATTTTTAAACTATACGAAATTTAACACCACAACAAATAAAGAAAATGGGTTAAAAGGCGTTATGCCTTCTAATCCAACCGAGTATGAGCTGGCTCTTTTTTTAAAAGATGAGCTTAGCTCGCTAGGTATAAAAGATATTATCTTACAAGACAATGCTATCTTGATAGCAAAAATTCCTGCAAACTGCGAAAATACTCCAAGTATCGCCTTTTTTGGGCATTTAGATACAAGTAGTGAGCAAAAAAACGACACAAAAGCTAAAATCGTAAAATACACTGGTGGCGACATCTGCCTAAACGAAGAGCAGGGAATTTATCTAAAATTTAGTGATAATCCAGAGCTTAAAAAATACGTTGGCGACGACATAGTCGTGACTGATGGCACTAGTCTGCTTGGGGCTGATGATAAGGCGGCGATCGCTAGTATCGTAAATATGGCCAGCTTTTTCATGCAAAATCCTGATGTAAAGCACGGTAAAATCGTGATCTGCTTCGTGCCAGATGAAGAGCAGGGCTTACTTGGGGCAAAAGCACTTGATGTAAATTTGCTGGGAGCTGATTTTGGCTACTGCCTAGACTGCTGCGAGATAGGCGAGCTAATATATGAAAACTGGAACGCGGCTGACTGCACAATGGTCTTTAAAGGCGTTTCGGCTCATCCGATGAATGCAAAGGGCAAGCTTGTAAATTCGCTACTTCTTGCGCATAAATTTATCTCGCTTTTGCCAGGCGGCGAAGTGCCAGAGTGCACCGAGGGCAAAGAGGGCTATTTTTGGGTAAAAGAGCTTAGCGGAAACAGCTCAAAAACGATGCTCAAGATCGACATAAGAGAATTTGACGAGGCGAAATTTCAAAAAAGGCTTGAGTTTTTAAGCGATATGACAAATTCATTTAATAAAATTTATGGAGATCGTTGCGAAATCACGCTAAAAACACGCTATGAAAATGTCTTTAAATTTTTAAAAGATGAAAACTCACTTCCGATAAAACTAGCAAAAGATGCCTTTAGTGAGCTAAATATCACGCCAAATATAAAGCCAATGCGTGGCGGATATGATGGCGCTGTGATATCTGCAAAAGGTGTACCAACGCTAAATTTATTCACAGGGGCAAATAACTTTCACTCCGTCTTCGAGTACTTGCCAGTTAGCAGCCTAAAAGCCGCGAGTGAAGTCATTAAAAAAATCGTAATTAACGCTGCTAAATAA
- the dcuC gene encoding C4-dicarboxylate transporter DcuC has protein sequence METFKLIAAILGIAAVVALLVLKKETRTVLIGVGLVLCIIALKPMGALSAFTDYMTKAGLIKAICASMGFAFVMKYTMCDKHLVALLTKPLKNVGFILIPATTVLTYFINIAIPSAAGCSAAVGATLIPLLMASGIRPAMAGAAVFAGTFGGVLSPGSAHNVYVADLVKKTVEGYTVQDVIKVQIPSAFTALVIVVIALVIVAILLKDYQKNTNFTLESSAASEEKPLFKVNFIYAIMPLVPLVILVIGGTSLAKDYSFLAWTKMGVAEAMILGAIIAIFATLTNPQKITKEFFNGMGHAYADVMGIIIAAGVFVAGLKACGAVDVVIAWLKTDQSYVKFGGTFVPFIMGIVTGSGDAATFAFNEAVTTNAAALGFEQDKLGMAAAIAGALGRSASPIAGAAIVCAGIAMVSPVEIAKRTFLGMFISVVAIAFFVI, from the coding sequence ATGGAAACATTTAAGCTAATTGCTGCCATTCTTGGCATCGCAGCTGTTGTAGCACTTCTAGTCTTAAAAAAAGAGACAAGAACAGTGCTAATAGGTGTTGGTTTGGTGCTTTGTATAATCGCACTAAAACCGATGGGGGCATTAAGTGCTTTTACTGACTATATGACTAAAGCAGGGCTTATAAAGGCGATTTGTGCAAGTATGGGTTTTGCTTTTGTTATGAAATATACAATGTGCGATAAACACCTTGTTGCGCTTCTTACAAAGCCACTTAAAAATGTGGGCTTTATCTTGATCCCTGCAACAACCGTGCTAACTTATTTTATAAATATCGCTATCCCTTCAGCTGCAGGATGCTCCGCTGCTGTTGGTGCGACGCTTATACCGCTTCTAATGGCTTCAGGTATCCGCCCAGCTATGGCTGGTGCTGCTGTCTTTGCAGGGACATTTGGTGGAGTTTTAAGCCCAGGATCGGCTCACAACGTCTATGTGGCTGATCTTGTTAAAAAGACAGTTGAGGGCTACACAGTTCAAGATGTCATAAAAGTGCAAATTCCAAGTGCATTTACTGCTCTTGTTATCGTAGTGATCGCATTAGTTATTGTTGCGATACTACTTAAAGACTATCAAAAAAATACAAATTTTACTCTTGAAAGTAGTGCTGCTAGCGAAGAGAAACCGCTATTTAAAGTAAATTTCATCTACGCCATTATGCCTTTAGTTCCACTTGTTATCTTGGTTATTGGTGGAACAAGCCTTGCGAAAGACTACAGCTTTCTTGCATGGACAAAGATGGGCGTTGCTGAGGCGATGATACTAGGTGCCATCATAGCTATCTTTGCTACGCTTACAAATCCGCAAAAGATCACAAAAGAATTTTTTAACGGAATGGGCCACGCTTATGCTGATGTTATGGGTATCATCATCGCAGCTGGTGTCTTTGTCGCTGGCCTAAAGGCATGTGGAGCCGTTGATGTGGTCATCGCATGGCTAAAAACAGATCAAAGTTACGTTAAATTTGGCGGAACGTTTGTGCCATTTATCATGGGTATAGTTACAGGTTCAGGTGATGCCGCTACATTTGCATTTAACGAAGCTGTCACAACAAATGCCGCTGCACTTGGTTTTGAGCAAGATAAGCTTGGTATGGCTGCAGCTATTGCTGGTGCTTTAGGTAGATCAGCTTCTCCGATCGCTGGTGCTGCTATCGTTTGTGCAGGCATTGCGATGGTTAGTCCAGTTGAAATCGCTAAGAGAACATTTTTAGGTATGTTTATCTCTGTTGTAGCGATTGCATTTTTTGTCATCTAA
- a CDS encoding M20 family metallo-hydrolase — MINFKRFEANFNAISRFGALKGGGLTRLAFSKEDLEARNFLINLIEENGFKLKIDNVGNIFAIYDDGCEPGEKPVCVGSHIDSVPNGGFYDGTLGVMAGFEALTSIKEAGIKLKRPLWLINFCCEESSRFKTATIGSKIISGKLGLQRLHELKDEDGISLFEAMSKFGLEPQNLNNSILKEHSLHSYLELHIEQGPVLERSGISVGIVSGIAAPIRFEIIIHGKADHSGATPMNMRSDALLAASHIIIAANKFAKNKKTAVATVGYAHAKPGVLNVVPGEARLGVDLRDIDKTSLEELNLELRNFIKELSGELNFSYEIRELSSDEPVKLSEHAINLLSEEAAKLGIKTLTLPSGAGHDAMNLTKLASSVGMLFIPCVGGISHNIAEAINFDDAFKATQILTNALIKLSNE; from the coding sequence ATGATAAATTTTAAAAGATTTGAGGCGAATTTTAATGCTATAAGCAGATTTGGAGCATTAAAAGGTGGAGGGCTAACAAGGCTTGCATTTAGCAAAGAAGACTTGGAAGCTAGAAATTTTCTTATAAATTTAATAGAAGAAAATGGCTTTAAACTTAAAATTGACAATGTTGGCAATATCTTTGCCATCTATGATGATGGCTGTGAGCCAGGTGAGAAGCCAGTTTGCGTAGGCTCTCACATAGATAGCGTGCCAAATGGTGGATTTTATGACGGCACACTTGGCGTTATGGCTGGATTTGAGGCATTAACCTCTATAAAAGAAGCTGGCATTAAACTAAAGCGCCCACTTTGGCTCATAAATTTTTGCTGTGAAGAGTCAAGTCGTTTCAAGACAGCGACCATTGGTAGCAAGATAATAAGCGGCAAACTTGGTCTACAAAGGCTTCATGAATTAAAAGACGAAGATGGCATATCGCTTTTTGAAGCGATGAGTAAATTTGGACTTGAGCCACAAAATTTAAATAATTCTATTTTAAAAGAACACTCGCTTCATTCATATTTAGAACTTCACATTGAACAAGGCCCAGTGCTTGAGCGAAGTGGCATAAGCGTTGGTATAGTAAGCGGTATCGCCGCTCCTATAAGATTTGAAATTATTATCCATGGTAAGGCAGATCACAGCGGTGCAACTCCGATGAATATGCGTAGTGATGCTTTGCTAGCTGCTTCACACATCATAATCGCTGCCAATAAATTTGCTAAAAACAAAAAAACAGCTGTGGCTACTGTTGGTTACGCACATGCAAAACCAGGCGTTTTAAACGTCGTACCAGGCGAGGCAAGGCTTGGAGTTGATCTAAGAGATATTGATAAGACAAGTCTAGAAGAGCTAAATTTAGAGCTTAGAAATTTTATAAAAGAGCTAAGCGGTGAGCTAAATTTTAGTTATGAGATAAGAGAACTAAGCAGTGACGAGCCAGTAAAACTAAGCGAGCATGCTATAAATTTACTAAGCGAAGAGGCTGCTAAACTGGGCATAAAAACGCTTACTTTGCCAAGCGGAGCTGGACACGATGCGATGAATTTAACAAAACTTGCAAGTAGCGTTGGCATGCTTTTTATACCTTGCGTTGGCGGCATCAGTCACAATATAGCAGAAGCTATAAATTTTGATGATGCTTTCAAAGCTACACAAATTTTAACAAATGCACTAATTAAACTATCAAATGAATAA